The sequence TTCACACTCAAAGGCGTTGCTTGTAAAGAACGGATAGCCGCAGCAGTTGCTTTAGCACCAGCGATTGTTGTGATGATTGGAATTTTATAAGCTAGTGCAGTGCGACGAATTAGGCGCGCGTCAGTTTGGGCTTCTTCGCCAGAGGGAGTATTGATAATCAGTTGAATTTGTCGGTTCTTAATTGAATCTAGAACATTCGGGCGTCCCTCATGAAGCTTCAGAATTAATTCAACATCTAAACCATGCTCTTTGAGAACCCGCCGCGTACCGTCAGTCGCAACAACTTTAAAACCTAAATCGATGAAATCTTTGACAACAGGGACAACAAGTGTTTTATCGCGATCGCTCATTGAGACAAACACCGTACCCTGACGCGGTAGTGTTTCGCCAGCGCCTAATTCTGCTTTAGCAAAGGCTTTACCAAAATCACTGTCAATGCCCATAACTTCACCAGTCGAGCGCATTTCTGGTCCTAAAATCGTATCTGTACCAGGAAACTTATTAAATGGCAGTACAGCTTCTTTCACTGCGATGTGATTTGGCAAAGGTTCCTGCATAAAATTAAGTGATTCTAGTGTTTCACCTGACATAATCAACGATGCCATTTTTGCTAGGGGAATACCCGTTGTCTTGGACACAAAAGGAACCGTCCGCGAAGCACGGGGATTTGCTTCTAGGATGTAAACTTGAGGATTATAACCGTGAGCGCCGACAACCGCGAATTGAATGTTCATTAATCCAATTACTTGGAGTCGCTGCGCTAGTTGAACAGTCCAAGTCCGGATTTTATTTAATACCGAAGATGGTAGCGAAATTGCTGGTAAAGAACACGCTGAATCACCTGAGTGAATTCCTGCTTGTTCAATGTGTTCCATAATTCCGCCAATGACAACTTTACCTGTGCTGTCGGCGATCGCATCGACATCAACTTCAATCGCATTTTCGAGAAACTTGTCGATTAAAATCGGGTGATCTGGCTCTACTTGTACCGCAAATGTCATGTAGCGTTCGAGATCTGTATCCGAGTAAACTATTTCCATCGCCCGTCCGCCTAAGACGTAACTCGGACGCACAACAACCGGATAACCAATGCGACTAGCGATCGCCAGGGCATCTTGATAACTGCGTGCAATTCCATTCGGTGGTTGGGCAATATCTAACTCGTTTAATATCTTCTCAAACCGTTCGCGATCTTCAGCAGTATCGATTGAATCAGGAGAAGTTCCCCAAATCCGAGTCGGAAGCAATTCTTTGACTTCTGGGCGGTTTAAATATTCTTGTAACGGTACTGCCAATTTAAGTGGTGTTTGTCCGCCAAATTGAATGATGACTCCGACAGGCTGTTCTGCCTCAATGATATTTAATACATCTTCTTTGGTGAGCGGTTCAAAGTAAAGGCGATCGCTCGTATCGTAGTCTGTCGAGACGGTTTCGGGGTTTGAGTTTACCATAATTGTTTCAAACCCTGCGGCTTTAAGCGCATAGCTTGCATGACAACAACAATAGTCAAATTCAATACCTTGTCCAATGCGGTTAGGACCACCACCTAGAATCATGACTTTTTGTTTATCTGATGGTTGAACTTCGGATTCTGCTTCGTAGGTGGAGTAGTGGTAGGGAGTATACGCTTCAAATTCTGCGGCGCAGGTATCTACTGTTTTGTAAACGGGGACGACACCAAGTTGTTTGCGATACTCGCGTACTGCATCTTCGGTTGTTTTCGTTGCAAAGGCAATTTGGCGATCGCT comes from Gloeocapsopsis sp. IPPAS B-1203 and encodes:
- the carB gene encoding carbamoyl-phosphate synthase large subunit, which codes for MPRRDDIHKILLLGSGPIVIGQACEFDYSGTQACKALREEGYQVVLVNSNPATIMTDPETADRTYIEPLTPEIVEKIIAKERPEALLPTMGGQTALNIAVALSKNGVLEKYGVELIGAKLPAIEKAEDRQLFKQAMEKIGVGVCPSGIASTVDEAKAIALTIGSYPLIIRPAFTMGGSGGGISYNQEEFEIMAQGGIDASPVSQILIEQSLLGWKEYELEVMRDLADNVVIICSIENLDPMGIHTGDSITVAPAQTLTDKEYQRLRDASIQIIREIGVETGGSNIQFAVNPVNGDVIVIEMNPRVSRSSALASKATGFPIAKFAAKLAVGYTLDEIKNDITKKTPASFEPTIDYVVTKIPRFAFEKFPGSEPVLTTQMKSVGEAMAIGRTFQESFQKALRSLETGRAGWGCDRSEKLPSGEQIRAQLRTPNPERIFAVRHAMQLGLSTEDIYELTGIDPWFLDKMQQLLDTEKFLKRTPLEKLTKEQLYGVKRQGFSDRQIAFATKTTEDAVREYRKQLGVVPVYKTVDTCAAEFEAYTPYHYSTYEAESEVQPSDKQKVMILGGGPNRIGQGIEFDYCCCHASYALKAAGFETIMVNSNPETVSTDYDTSDRLYFEPLTKEDVLNIIEAEQPVGVIIQFGGQTPLKLAVPLQEYLNRPEVKELLPTRIWGTSPDSIDTAEDRERFEKILNELDIAQPPNGIARSYQDALAIASRIGYPVVVRPSYVLGGRAMEIVYSDTDLERYMTFAVQVEPDHPILIDKFLENAIEVDVDAIADSTGKVVIGGIMEHIEQAGIHSGDSACSLPAISLPSSVLNKIRTWTVQLAQRLQVIGLMNIQFAVVGAHGYNPQVYILEANPRASRTVPFVSKTTGIPLAKMASLIMSGETLESLNFMQEPLPNHIAVKEAVLPFNKFPGTDTILGPEMRSTGEVMGIDSDFGKAFAKAELGAGETLPRQGTVFVSMSDRDKTLVVPVVKDFIDLGFKVVATDGTRRVLKEHGLDVELILKLHEGRPNVLDSIKNRQIQLIINTPSGEEAQTDARLIRRTALAYKIPIITTIAGAKATAAAIRSLQATPLSVKAIQDYISAR